GTCAGCGCGAGCCGGCGGCGCAGCGGAGGACGCCGGTGCCGGCGGTTCCGGGGCAGCGCGTGTCCGGTCCACAGCCGACGCCGGGTCGCTGCTCGTCCAGCCCCTGGCCGATGCCAGGGCACTGCTCGTCCGGTCGACGACCGACGCCGGGTCACCGCTCGTCCAGCCGGTAGCCGACGCCGTGCACCGTGTGGACGAGCCGCGAGCCGCCGTCGGCCTCGAGCTTCCGGCGCAGGTACCCGATGTAGACGGCCAGGGAATTGGAGTCAGGGCCTAGGTCCCGGCCCCACACCCAGCGCATGATGGTCTCCCGTTCCAGCACCTGGCCGGGGTGGCGCAGCAGCAGATCCAGCAGGCTCCACTCGGTGCGGGTGAACTCCAGCCGCCGTCCGCCCCGCTGGGCCGTGCGGGTCTGCGGATCCACGACCAGATCGGCGAAGCGCAGCTGCGTGGACGGGGCCGGCTCGCCGGAGCCGGCGCGGCGCAGCAGGGCGCGCAGCCGGGCCGCCAGCTCGTCCAGCGCGAACGGCTTGACCAGGTAGTCGTCCGCTCCCGCGTCCAGTCCGTCCACCCGGTCACTGACCGCGTCGAGCGCGGTCAGCACCAGGATCGGCGTACGGTCGCCCAGGGCCCGCAGCTGCCGGCACACCGCGAGCCCGTCCACCACCGG
The genomic region above belongs to Streptomyces sp. CG1 and contains:
- a CDS encoding response regulator transcription factor, whose product is MNDAGQDLSPAGAARVLAVDDDPEVRAALEDGLTLEGFTVRGAADGHAALAAVAEWEPDALVLDVMMPVVDGLAVCRQLRALGDRTPILVLTALDAVSDRVDGLDAGADDYLVKPFALDELAARLRALLRRAGSGEPAPSTQLRFADLVVDPQTRTAQRGGRRLEFTRTEWSLLDLLLRHPGQVLERETIMRWVWGRDLGPDSNSLAVYIGYLRRKLEADGGSRLVHTVHGVGYRLDER